The following are encoded together in the Leuconostoc mesenteroides subsp. mesenteroides ATCC 8293 genome:
- the rihC gene encoding ribonucleoside hydrolase RihC — MTIPLIFDTDPGIDDAAAIAILLTNDDFEVRLITSVSGNVSVDKTTNNVLKLTHYFNRPDVKVARGAEKPLVKPFKDASNIHGKSGMPGYEFGELSTRTISKKAVDAIHETLNSYDDQTTLVAVGAFTNIANLIQKYPQDLQKIERLIVMGGSLTGGNLTSVAEFNVFTDPDAAKIVFESDLDITMIGLDVTEKALLTKKSMSELLQMNETGKMLMGLFGHYQDGSNAGGKPMHDVNTLYYLLHPEKYKLEDLWVDVVTDGPAIGATVADILHSTHSQTNVHVAKDIDVPAFNAWYLLQISGISDGNINAGRLEN; from the coding sequence ATGACGATTCCACTTATTTTTGATACTGATCCCGGCATTGATGATGCAGCAGCAATCGCAATTTTGTTAACTAATGATGACTTTGAAGTACGTCTGATTACGTCTGTTTCCGGTAATGTTTCGGTTGATAAGACAACAAACAATGTTTTGAAATTAACACACTATTTTAATCGACCAGACGTTAAGGTGGCCCGTGGTGCTGAGAAACCACTAGTCAAACCATTTAAGGATGCATCAAATATTCATGGGAAGAGCGGAATGCCAGGTTATGAATTTGGCGAGCTTTCTACCAGAACTATAAGTAAAAAAGCTGTAGATGCTATTCATGAAACGCTGAATAGCTATGATGATCAAACGACATTAGTAGCCGTTGGTGCATTCACTAATATTGCAAACTTAATTCAAAAGTATCCACAAGATTTACAAAAAATAGAGCGATTAATCGTAATGGGTGGTTCGCTTACCGGTGGGAATTTAACATCGGTGGCAGAGTTTAACGTATTTACAGATCCGGACGCAGCGAAAATTGTTTTTGAAAGTGATTTGGATATCACAATGATTGGGCTTGATGTTACTGAAAAAGCGTTGTTAACCAAAAAATCTATGTCTGAATTACTTCAGATGAATGAGACCGGAAAAATGCTGATGGGACTGTTTGGACACTATCAAGATGGTTCTAATGCTGGTGGTAAACCAATGCACGATGTCAATACACTTTATTACTTACTGCACCCTGAAAAATACAAATTAGAAGATTTATGGGTTGATGTCGTGACAGATGGACCTGCGATTGGTGCCACGGTAGCTGACATTCTTCATAGTACGCATAGCCAAACGAATGTTCATGTTGCTAAGGATATCGATGTACCTGCATTCAATGCTTGGTATTTACTACAAATTTCTGGTATTTCTGATGGAAATATTAATGCTGGAAGGCTTGAAAATTAA
- a CDS encoding Nramp family divalent metal transporter, translating to MQDSTSVNPKHHLVQKTEDDLSLSDVNGSIEVPENGSFWRKLLAFSGPGALVAVGYMDPGNWVTSVAGGAQYRYTLLSVVLISSLIAMMLQYMAGKLGIVKQEDLAQATRDRTNKVGGFVLWIMTELALIATDIAEVIGGAIALHLLFGWSMIASVLTTAFDVILLLLLMKFGFRKIEAIVMTLIITILVIFAYLVILSTPQLSALFGGYLPQLQTLSSHTPIGGGDSQLTLTLGIIGATVMPHNLYLHSSISQTRKVDRSNKSELKEAVRFMTWDSNIQLSLAFVINSLLLILGAALFFGHADKVGTFGSMYNALKDNSIAGAIASPILSTLFAVALLASGQNSTITGTLTGEIVMEGFLHLRIPMWLRRVVTRGLALIPVVAFTLIYGGSEGKLDDLMVQSQVFLSIALPFTMAPLIYFTSSKKIMGEEFANPKWIATLGWIAFAVLTYLNVQLVVQQLMGS from the coding sequence ATGCAAGATTCTACAAGTGTTAATCCGAAACATCACCTTGTTCAAAAAACTGAGGATGATTTAAGTTTATCGGATGTTAATGGTTCCATAGAAGTACCAGAAAATGGGTCATTTTGGCGTAAATTATTGGCCTTTTCTGGTCCCGGAGCCTTGGTGGCCGTTGGCTATATGGATCCGGGTAACTGGGTTACTTCGGTAGCCGGTGGTGCGCAATACCGTTATACATTGTTGTCTGTTGTTTTAATTTCTAGTTTGATTGCCATGATGCTACAGTACATGGCCGGTAAGTTAGGAATTGTTAAGCAAGAAGACTTAGCGCAAGCAACACGTGATCGTACAAATAAAGTTGGTGGATTCGTACTATGGATCATGACTGAATTAGCATTGATTGCTACAGATATTGCCGAAGTTATTGGAGGGGCTATAGCACTTCACTTATTGTTCGGTTGGTCAATGATTGCATCTGTTCTGACCACAGCTTTTGATGTTATTTTGTTGCTATTGTTGATGAAATTTGGTTTCCGTAAAATCGAAGCTATTGTCATGACATTGATCATTACTATTTTGGTTATTTTTGCTTATCTAGTTATTTTATCAACACCACAATTATCAGCACTGTTTGGCGGTTATTTGCCTCAATTACAGACTTTAAGCTCACATACGCCAATTGGTGGTGGTGATTCTCAGTTAACATTAACATTGGGAATTATCGGTGCCACTGTTATGCCACATAATCTGTACTTGCATTCATCAATATCTCAGACACGTAAAGTAGATAGAAGTAACAAGTCAGAACTTAAAGAAGCTGTTCGCTTCATGACTTGGGATTCAAATATTCAGTTGTCATTGGCATTCGTTATTAACTCATTATTGTTGATTTTGGGTGCAGCATTATTCTTTGGACATGCTGATAAAGTTGGTACATTTGGTTCAATGTATAACGCTTTGAAGGATAATTCAATTGCTGGTGCTATTGCATCACCAATTTTATCAACATTGTTTGCTGTTGCTTTGCTTGCTTCAGGACAAAACTCAACAATCACTGGAACGCTTACTGGTGAAATTGTCATGGAAGGTTTCTTGCACTTGCGCATTCCAATGTGGCTACGTCGTGTTGTTACTCGTGGTTTGGCATTGATACCAGTTGTTGCCTTCACGTTGATTTATGGTGGATCTGAGGGTAAGTTAGATGATTTGATGGTTCAATCACAAGTCTTCCTTTCAATTGCTTTGCCATTTACTATGGCACCATTAATCTATTTCACGTCTTCAAAGAAGATTATGGGAGAAGAATTTGCTAATCCAAAGTGGATTGCAACCTTAGGATGGATTGCATTTGCCGTTCTGACTTATTTAAATGTTCAACTTGTCGTACAACAATTAATGGGATCTTAA
- a CDS encoding YbaN family protein: protein MKILLIALGALSFAIGTIAIWIPGLPTTGFYVLTAILWSKSSKKLDSWLHNNKYYQKYVDEAVFDRQLSLKGRALIYLVTAAMMAIPFFKTDMVWLKWVLPLTSLTQIISMESYYRGYLWRDGIPFTKAKTRE from the coding sequence ATGAAAATACTATTAATTGCCCTTGGGGCGCTCAGTTTTGCTATTGGTACCATCGCGATATGGATTCCCGGCTTGCCAACAACAGGATTTTATGTCCTAACCGCAATTTTGTGGTCTAAATCTTCTAAAAAGCTAGATAGTTGGCTACACAACAATAAATATTATCAAAAGTACGTTGACGAAGCTGTTTTTGATCGGCAACTATCACTAAAGGGGCGGGCTTTAATTTATTTAGTGACTGCTGCCATGATGGCTATCCCATTTTTCAAGACAGATATGGTTTGGCTAAAATGGGTACTACCACTCACCTCGTTAACACAGATTATATCAATGGAAAGCTACTATCGTGGCTATCTTTGGCGCGATGGCATTCCCTTTACCAAAGCAAAAACACGTGAGTAA
- a CDS encoding universal stress protein, with the protein MSELNLNIEPTQFKNILVGVDESEQGYFALANAIHQASEDGATLTIATILEMGDLSAIEALHLDFIKEKRAEFEANLVRYKEYALSKGATNVETVFEDGSKAGEVLVQKIAPQVGADLIIVGAHSREGFWGSLGSQAAYIARHAKVSSMVARKEN; encoded by the coding sequence ATGAGTGAATTAAACTTAAACATCGAACCAACACAATTTAAGAACATCTTAGTTGGTGTTGATGAATCAGAACAAGGTTACTTTGCTTTGGCAAATGCGATTCATCAAGCTAGCGAAGATGGTGCCACATTGACAATAGCAACAATTCTTGAAATGGGTGACCTATCAGCAATCGAAGCGCTACACCTTGACTTTATCAAGGAAAAGCGTGCTGAATTTGAAGCTAACCTCGTTCGTTACAAGGAATATGCGTTGTCAAAAGGGGCTACGAACGTTGAAACAGTTTTCGAAGATGGTTCTAAAGCTGGAGAAGTATTAGTCCAGAAAATTGCGCCACAAGTAGGTGCTGATTTAATTATTGTGGGTGCGCATTCTCGTGAAGGCTTCTGGGGATCATTAGGATCTCAAGCAGCTTACATTGCTCGCCATGCAAAAGTATCTTCAATGGTTGCACGTAAAGAGAATTAA
- a CDS encoding ArsR/SmtB family transcription factor, which produces MKKEAIIELEKIFKLLGNKQRLIILELLRERSYSVSEIINSLGMEQSAVSHQLKLLREAQLVETEKRGREVLYGLSDSHILILLDNALKHVSHTITGNVNDTTRQVKKEKPKKG; this is translated from the coding sequence ATGAAAAAAGAAGCCATCATAGAACTTGAAAAAATATTTAAACTATTAGGCAATAAGCAACGTCTGATCATTTTAGAATTGCTCAGAGAGCGCTCGTACAGTGTTTCAGAGATTATCAATTCTTTAGGTATGGAGCAATCTGCTGTATCACACCAATTAAAACTGTTGCGTGAGGCGCAACTTGTTGAAACAGAAAAACGTGGCCGCGAAGTATTGTATGGGTTAAGTGATTCACATATCTTAATTTTATTAGATAATGCGCTTAAACACGTGAGCCACACCATCACAGGAAATGTTAATGATACAACACGTCAAGTCAAAAAAGAAAAGCCAAAAAAAGGTTGA
- the rsmG gene encoding 16S rRNA (guanine(527)-N(7))-methyltransferase RsmG: MTNEDFIEALSSAGITLTTQQVRQFERYYELLVATNEHVNLTAITEKKDVYLKHFYDSLTVAMYEQKLKSSESTLIDIGTGAGFPSLPLKIAFPDLKITMVDALKKRVNFLQEVVDTLDLTGVEIVHGRAEDIGQNPKYRENFDYATARAVARTSVLAEYTLPFVKIGGRFLVMKGSAAHQELLDGQKALAMLGGQVNEEFVFTLPNGDQRYIQIVDKKTKTPKKYPRQAGTPSKKPIS, from the coding sequence TTGACAAACGAAGACTTCATCGAAGCATTAAGTAGTGCTGGTATAACTTTAACAACACAGCAGGTTCGGCAATTTGAACGTTATTACGAGTTGCTGGTCGCAACTAATGAACACGTTAACTTAACGGCTATTACTGAAAAAAAAGACGTGTACTTAAAACATTTTTATGATTCTTTAACTGTAGCAATGTATGAACAAAAGTTAAAAAGCTCTGAAAGCACTTTAATTGATATTGGCACAGGCGCAGGTTTTCCGTCATTACCCTTGAAAATAGCCTTTCCAGACTTAAAAATTACAATGGTTGATGCGTTAAAAAAACGAGTTAATTTTTTGCAAGAAGTGGTTGATACGCTCGACTTAACCGGCGTAGAAATCGTTCACGGGCGTGCAGAAGATATAGGACAAAATCCAAAGTACCGGGAAAATTTCGATTATGCAACGGCTCGAGCAGTTGCCCGTACTAGTGTTTTGGCTGAGTATACATTACCTTTTGTTAAGATTGGTGGCAGATTCTTAGTCATGAAGGGATCAGCTGCCCATCAAGAGCTCCTCGATGGTCAAAAAGCATTAGCTATGCTTGGCGGTCAGGTTAACGAAGAGTTTGTATTTACACTACCAAATGGTGATCAGCGTTATATACAGATAGTAGATAAAAAAACAAAAACACCTAAAAAATACCCTAGGCAAGCTGGAACACCAAGCAAAAAGCCAATCTCATAA
- a CDS encoding LCP family protein has translation MDNNMSRMARQNQAPRPDDKQPRKPKRRHKKWRWIVSIIVILLIIGGVVISMLLSNIKESVDTMHRSANITKARDVNQVLKDGKPFSILVLGTDTGALARDRTGLTDSMMLITVNPKSKTTTMLSIPRDIMVSIVGREDTFPQKLNAAFPIAGVGATMSTLQNYLNVPIDFYALVNMGGLEKVIDQVGGVKVKSPLTFTYQPENDKSDVYKFYKNQEKYEYASDGKNFKTYTTMDGYAALSFSRMRYDDPEGDYGRQKRQRLVLKALVKKSASAKTLLNAKFMKSISKNAETDLTYNNVTKIALSYMAATKNQKSDHLQGVGDMYNGVSYQMVKASEKQRVTNLLRKSLNLGSKTTGTQFGSSVPVLSYGVAEYNLNVIGETLDAQ, from the coding sequence ATGGATAATAACATGAGTCGAATGGCACGTCAAAATCAAGCGCCAAGACCAGACGATAAGCAACCACGAAAACCTAAAAGACGACATAAAAAATGGCGTTGGATTGTTAGTATAATTGTTATTCTGTTGATTATTGGTGGCGTTGTGATATCGATGCTATTGAGTAATATCAAAGAATCGGTTGATACAATGCATCGTAGTGCGAATATTACAAAAGCTCGCGATGTTAACCAAGTCTTAAAAGATGGCAAACCATTTTCAATTTTAGTACTAGGTACAGACACAGGTGCTTTAGCACGTGATCGAACAGGGTTAACCGATTCTATGATGCTAATCACTGTTAATCCAAAATCTAAAACAACGACAATGTTGTCAATCCCTCGTGATATTATGGTTTCAATTGTCGGTCGAGAAGATACTTTTCCACAAAAACTTAATGCTGCATTTCCAATTGCTGGTGTTGGGGCAACGATGTCTACGTTGCAAAACTATTTGAACGTACCAATTGACTTTTACGCTCTGGTTAACATGGGCGGACTTGAAAAAGTTATTGATCAAGTAGGTGGCGTGAAAGTTAAGTCTCCACTAACATTCACTTATCAGCCTGAAAATGACAAGTCTGATGTTTATAAATTTTACAAAAATCAAGAAAAATATGAATATGCCTCTGATGGTAAGAATTTTAAAACGTATACGACAATGGATGGCTACGCCGCGTTGTCATTTTCAAGAATGCGTTATGACGATCCAGAGGGAGACTACGGTCGACAAAAGCGTCAACGGCTAGTTTTGAAAGCTTTGGTTAAAAAATCAGCCAGCGCTAAAACTCTACTGAATGCAAAGTTTATGAAATCAATATCTAAAAATGCAGAAACAGACTTAACTTATAATAATGTGACAAAAATTGCTTTATCTTACATGGCAGCCACTAAAAATCAGAAATCTGATCATTTACAGGGCGTTGGTGATATGTATAATGGTGTGAGTTACCAAATGGTGAAAGCATCAGAAAAGCAACGTGTTACAAATCTACTACGCAAGTCATTAAACTTGGGCAGTAAAACAACAGGCACACAGTTTGGTAGTTCGGTACCCGTACTATCTTATGGCGTTGCTGAATATAACTTAAATGTTATTGGTGAAACATTAGACGCGCAATAA
- a CDS encoding exopolyphosphatase, with translation MSYLAIVDLGSNSARMVVEELHDDGTHTELIREKRDTRIAQNMGEELLLKETPILRTIEALKYFQSKYINFHPKVRAITTAAVRMAKNQTEFLDRVARETGIQFQVLTGDQEAYYDYLGVISTLNVTEGVILDTGGASVELIAVDNRRSKEAVSLSFGAVTLSEQYHLANNIMPNNLASASDYILSQYNTLQWLETQYQKPVILLGGANRSLARMARTRLGETEVSMIHGFEMPVDLVEQIFEEIRQMTRKEREKIAGLETSRADIIVSGLLPLLNLMRKINSPKVIFSESGVREGLIAETLAQQDE, from the coding sequence ATGAGCTATTTAGCAATCGTTGATCTTGGTAGTAATTCTGCCAGAATGGTAGTCGAAGAGCTGCATGATGATGGTACTCATACTGAGTTAATCCGCGAAAAAAGAGACACGCGCATTGCTCAAAATATGGGAGAAGAACTACTACTAAAAGAAACACCAATTTTGCGTACTATTGAGGCGCTAAAATATTTTCAATCTAAATATATCAATTTTCATCCGAAAGTCCGTGCGATTACAACGGCAGCAGTTCGTATGGCTAAAAATCAAACTGAGTTTTTAGATCGTGTCGCACGAGAAACGGGAATTCAGTTTCAAGTTTTGACGGGTGATCAAGAAGCATATTATGATTATTTGGGTGTGATCTCAACCTTAAATGTTACCGAGGGTGTGATTCTAGATACTGGTGGTGCTTCAGTTGAATTGATTGCTGTGGATAATCGACGCAGCAAGGAAGCTGTAAGCTTATCTTTTGGTGCAGTTACTTTATCAGAACAATATCACTTAGCTAATAATATCATGCCGAACAATCTGGCTTCCGCAAGTGATTATATATTAAGTCAGTATAACACGTTGCAGTGGTTGGAAACGCAATACCAAAAGCCAGTTATTTTATTAGGTGGGGCAAATCGTTCGCTCGCGCGTATGGCACGTACACGACTTGGTGAAACCGAAGTAAGTATGATTCATGGATTTGAGATGCCAGTTGACTTAGTTGAGCAGATTTTTGAAGAAATCCGACAGATGACACGAAAAGAACGTGAGAAAATTGCCGGATTAGAAACTTCTCGCGCTGATATTATCGTCAGTGGCTTACTACCATTATTGAATCTTATGAGAAAAATTAATTCACCTAAAGTTATATTTTCAGAAAGCGGGGTTCGCGAAGGTCTAATTGCTGAGACTTTAGCACAGCAGGATGAGTAA
- a CDS encoding NAD-dependent protein deacylase: MLVTAEIQKRFDNAKNIVFMTGAGVSTLSGIPDYRSKGGIYDGISLQPEYLLSATAFHNEPEKQYQFMIDNMYFPEAVPNVIHKKMAALTRQGKAKIITQNVDDLHVKAASDPEKLIRFHGSLYDVYAPVDGQKSPYQDYLRAMRRADNALLRPRITFYEEMPFDVKKSALWVRNADLIVIVGTSFKVYPFAGLLQYASPAVPVMSINFERIATPFDVDQIVGDAGEFFSELKL; the protein is encoded by the coding sequence ATGTTAGTCACAGCAGAAATTCAAAAGCGCTTTGACAACGCCAAAAATATTGTATTCATGACCGGAGCGGGTGTTTCAACTTTATCAGGAATACCGGATTACCGTTCTAAAGGTGGTATTTATGATGGCATTAGTTTGCAACCTGAATACCTATTGAGTGCAACAGCTTTTCATAATGAGCCCGAAAAACAGTATCAATTTATGATTGATAATATGTACTTTCCCGAGGCTGTTCCAAATGTTATTCACAAAAAAATGGCAGCTTTAACTCGACAAGGTAAGGCCAAAATTATCACGCAAAATGTTGATGATTTGCATGTCAAAGCGGCATCGGATCCAGAAAAATTGATCCGTTTTCATGGCTCATTATATGATGTGTATGCGCCTGTTGATGGCCAGAAATCTCCCTATCAGGATTACTTGCGTGCAATGAGACGTGCAGACAATGCCCTATTACGTCCGCGAATTACATTTTACGAAGAAATGCCTTTTGACGTTAAAAAATCAGCCCTATGGGTACGAAATGCTGATTTAATTGTTATTGTAGGCACTAGCTTTAAAGTTTATCCTTTTGCTGGATTATTGCAGTATGCTAGTCCGGCAGTTCCGGTGATGTCAATCAATTTTGAACGTATTGCTACGCCATTTGATGTGGATCAGATTGTTGGGGATGCAGGCGAATTCTTTTCAGAGTTAAAACTTTAA
- a CDS encoding hydroxymethylglutaryl-CoA reductase, degradative, with translation MSKKFYELTPDERLLALNLKEDIRLSFSSRQSPVNAQMVENYISDFRMPMGVVHDILIDEQHFRVPMAIEEPSVIAAANNGAKMLSNGVHVIMADTAMIGQMLLVDAAGVDEFINLHRDEIFAKAKQAKPSIYKRGGGLRDVRVRNISKTETSVDFIIDTKDAMGANIVNTILEAELPLFEKFIPLGVILSNYATNQLVTVTGDVDFERIGGREVAQKIVALNHFSKNDPYRATTENKGLFNGISAVVLATGNDWRAVEASGHAYASRDGQYRGLVTWTILNGKLHGELTLPISVGTVGGAISAMPDAKQALSIIGDVNADTLRGVILSVGLAQNLAALKSIASGGIQRGHMRMQYRALAMQVGAKTDEIAAVVSRLISLSHVDASVAKKILMEIRNEPKN, from the coding sequence ATGAGTAAAAAATTTTATGAATTAACACCCGATGAGCGTTTACTCGCATTAAATTTAAAAGAAGATATACGATTATCATTTTCAAGTCGTCAAAGCCCAGTTAACGCTCAAATGGTTGAGAATTACATTAGTGATTTTCGCATGCCAATGGGCGTTGTTCATGATATTCTGATTGATGAACAACATTTTAGAGTGCCGATGGCTATTGAAGAACCAAGTGTGATTGCAGCAGCTAATAATGGTGCCAAAATGTTATCTAATGGGGTTCATGTCATCATGGCGGATACTGCTATGATCGGCCAAATGCTGCTGGTTGATGCTGCTGGTGTGGATGAATTCATTAACTTACATCGCGATGAGATTTTTGCTAAGGCAAAGCAAGCCAAACCATCGATTTATAAACGCGGTGGTGGTTTGCGTGATGTTCGAGTAAGAAACATCTCGAAAACGGAAACGAGTGTTGACTTTATTATCGACACAAAAGACGCAATGGGCGCTAATATTGTTAATACAATTTTAGAAGCAGAATTACCATTGTTTGAAAAGTTCATACCTTTAGGTGTGATTTTATCTAATTATGCCACAAATCAATTGGTCACAGTGACTGGTGATGTCGATTTTGAGCGCATAGGTGGTCGTGAAGTAGCTCAGAAAATAGTCGCATTAAACCATTTTTCCAAAAACGATCCTTACCGTGCAACTACGGAGAATAAAGGTCTTTTTAACGGCATTAGTGCTGTGGTTTTGGCGACGGGTAATGATTGGCGAGCTGTAGAAGCTAGTGGTCATGCCTATGCAAGTCGTGATGGTCAATACCGTGGTTTAGTAACTTGGACAATTTTAAACGGTAAACTTCATGGTGAGCTGACATTGCCTATATCTGTTGGCACGGTTGGCGGTGCAATTTCGGCTATGCCAGATGCTAAGCAGGCCTTGTCAATCATAGGTGATGTGAATGCTGACACACTTCGTGGTGTGATTTTATCTGTTGGGTTGGCGCAAAATTTAGCAGCCTTAAAATCAATTGCCTCAGGCGGTATTCAACGGGGACACATGCGAATGCAGTATCGCGCGTTAGCGATGCAAGTAGGCGCAAAAACTGATGAAATTGCCGCAGTAGTATCACGGCTAATATCCCTCAGTCATGTGGATGCAAGTGTTGCCAAAAAAATATTAATGGAGATAAGAAATGAACCCAAAAATTAA
- a CDS encoding cation diffusion facilitator family transporter, translating into MKKPMEQLKMKQMPYLIGISLNMIFVLSELVFAKLAHSTALFADAFHNLSDVLALMIAWLAVVVFGLQATKRHTYGWHNMSILASVFNTILLIFAVITIFYESIRNLILPENTVTTGWLVMVVAAVGIVINFATAMLFKASGVPDEHGHHHEQDLNAKTAYIHLLADAGVSVGVIIAGLLIQVTGWHVIDPIVSMIIGVIIAVTSWPVMKSTFNLALNGVPDNVNESDVLRYLSTHEGVEQLHDLHIWPLSTTEAAMTVHLSVKKNVDEQELLANISSDLREKYDISHVTIQIETNEFDQSCNVI; encoded by the coding sequence ATGAAGAAACCAATGGAGCAGTTAAAAATGAAACAAATGCCTTATTTAATAGGTATTTCTTTAAATATGATTTTTGTTTTATCTGAGTTAGTATTTGCTAAATTAGCACATTCAACCGCACTATTTGCTGATGCTTTCCACAATTTAAGTGATGTATTAGCATTAATGATCGCTTGGCTTGCAGTTGTAGTATTTGGTCTACAAGCCACTAAACGACATACTTATGGATGGCATAATATGTCCATTCTAGCTAGTGTATTTAATACAATTTTGTTAATATTTGCGGTGATAACGATTTTTTACGAGAGTATTCGTAATTTGATTTTGCCAGAAAATACTGTTACTACAGGCTGGTTAGTGATGGTTGTTGCAGCGGTTGGTATCGTGATTAACTTTGCCACTGCTATGCTTTTTAAAGCATCAGGTGTTCCTGATGAACATGGGCATCACCATGAACAAGATTTGAATGCCAAAACAGCTTACATTCATCTTTTAGCTGATGCTGGTGTGTCGGTTGGCGTGATTATTGCTGGACTTTTAATCCAAGTTACTGGTTGGCACGTCATTGATCCTATCGTATCAATGATTATCGGTGTTATTATTGCCGTGACTTCATGGCCAGTTATGAAATCAACATTTAACTTAGCATTAAATGGGGTACCTGATAATGTGAATGAGTCAGACGTTTTGCGATACTTATCAACACATGAAGGTGTGGAACAACTTCACGACTTACACATTTGGCCTCTTTCTACGACTGAAGCTGCCATGACTGTTCATCTATCTGTTAAAAAGAATGTAGATGAACAAGAATTATTAGCAAATATCTCTAGTGACCTACGAGAAAAATATGATATTAGCCATGTCACCATTCAAATTGAAACAAACGAATTTGATCAGTCTTGTAATGTTATTTGA
- a CDS encoding ParA family protein: protein MAQIIVLANQKGGVGKTTTSINLGAALAQAGQRVLLVDIDAQGNATSGSGVDKSLLEHDSYDVIVEQTPLHEVIVATDNYDLVPATIQLSGAEIELAKQPQREYRLKTALETVRDDYDFILIDNPPALGLMTVNAFTAADAILIPVQTEFYALEGLGQLLNTIELVRQQFNPDLDVAGILLTMYDGRTNLAKQVAQEVRSYFDDKVYDTIIPRSVRLSEAPSYGQAIIDFDPRSVGAQMYNNLAQEVLKQYGK, encoded by the coding sequence ATGGCGCAAATAATTGTATTAGCTAATCAAAAAGGTGGTGTGGGTAAAACAACAACCAGTATCAACTTGGGCGCAGCATTGGCACAAGCTGGACAACGTGTGTTACTGGTTGATATTGATGCACAAGGGAATGCTACAAGTGGGTCAGGTGTTGATAAATCTTTGTTAGAGCACGATAGTTATGATGTAATCGTTGAACAAACGCCACTTCACGAAGTAATCGTAGCGACTGATAATTATGACCTAGTCCCAGCTACCATTCAATTGTCCGGTGCTGAGATTGAACTCGCTAAGCAACCGCAACGTGAGTATCGTCTAAAAACGGCACTTGAAACAGTGCGTGATGATTATGACTTCATTTTAATTGATAATCCACCAGCTTTAGGATTAATGACTGTCAATGCATTTACAGCTGCTGATGCTATTCTTATCCCGGTACAGACCGAATTTTATGCTTTAGAAGGTCTAGGACAACTACTAAATACGATTGAACTTGTTCGGCAGCAGTTTAACCCAGATCTTGATGTTGCTGGTATTTTGTTAACAATGTATGATGGACGAACGAACCTCGCCAAGCAAGTGGCCCAAGAAGTGCGTAGTTATTTTGATGATAAGGTTTATGATACAATCATCCCACGTTCGGTACGCCTGAGTGAAGCGCCATCTTATGGACAAGCGATTATTGATTTTGATCCACGGAGCGTGGGTGCACAAATGTACAACAATCTCGCACAGGAGGTTTTGAAACAATATGGTAAGTAA